One genomic region from Delphinus delphis chromosome 14, mDelDel1.2, whole genome shotgun sequence encodes:
- the OSTM1 gene encoding osteopetrosis-associated transmembrane protein 1: MDPDRTVARRRSSLLLLRLLLVALLWSGLALGTFSLGSSPHRVLHDLLSEEQLLKVEDLSLALLQGGSMGPLSLPPDLPDLDPECRELLLDFANSSAELTGCLVRGARPVRLCQTCYPLFQQVASKMDNISRAVGNSSESHSCARSLLMADRMQIVVILSEFFNSTWQKANCANCLTNKSEELSNSTVYFLNLFNHTLTCFENNLQGSAHSLLQLRNYSEVCKNCHDAYKTLSSLYSEMQKMNELENKAESGTHLCIDVEDAMNITRKLWSRTFNCSVPCSDTVPVIAVSVFILFLPVVFYLSSFLHSEQKKRKLILPKRLKSSTSFANIQENSH; encoded by the exons ATGGACCCGGACCGGACAGTCGCGCGGCGGAGGTCATCGTTGCTGCTGCTGCGGCTGCTGCTAGTGGCGCTGCTGTGGTCGGGGctggctctgggcaccttctCCTTGGGCAGCAGTCCCCACCGGGTCCTCCACGACCTCTTGTCGGAGGAGCAGTTGCTGAAGGTGGAGGACTTGTCCCTGGCTCTACTGCAGGGCGGAAGCATGGGGCCACTGTCACTACCCCCAGACTTGCCGGATCTGGATCCCGAGTGCCGGGAGCTGCTGCTGGACTTCGCCAACAGCAGCGCAGAGCTGACCGGGTGTCTAGTGCGCGGCGCCCGGCCGGTGCGCCTCTGTCAGACCTGCTATCCTCTCTTCCAACAGGTCGCCAGCAAGATGGACAACATCAGCCGAGCCGTAGGG AATTCCTCAGAGAGTCATAGTTGTGCCAGAAGTCTCTTAATGGCAGATAGAATGCAAATAGTTGTGATTCTGTCTGAGTTTTTCAATTCCACATGGCAGAAGGCAAATTGTGCAA ATTGTTTAACGAACAAAAGTGAAGAATTATCAAATAGCACAGTATACTTCCTGAATCTGTTTAATCACACCTTGACCTGCTTTGAGAATAACCTTCAG GGGAGCGCACACAGTCTTCTTCAGTTAAGAAATTATTCAGAAGTATGCAAAAACTGTCATGACGCATACAAAACTCTGAGTAGTCTGTACAGTGAAAtgcaaaaaatgaatgaacttgaaAATAAGGCTGAATCTGGAACGCACTTATGCATTGATGTGGAAGATGCA ATGAATATTACTCGAAAACTTTGGAGTCGAACTTTCAACTGTTCAGTCCCTTGCAGTGACACAGTGCCTGTAATTGCTGTTTCTGTGTTCATTCTCTTTCTACCTGTTGTCTTCTACCTTAGTAGTTTTCTTCACTCAGAGCAAAAGAAACGCAAACTCATTCTAC CCAAACGTCTCAAGTCCAGTACCAGCTTTGCAAACATTCAAGAAAATTCACACTGA